One region of Solanum pennellii chromosome 6, SPENNV200 genomic DNA includes:
- the LOC107021941 gene encoding NEDD8-conjugating enzyme Ubc12-like, with the protein MINLIKVREKQKEAAENAGSKTPIKEQTASKLRVHRDISELTLPPICTIEFPNGKDDLMNFEVSIKPDEGYYHDGEFPFKFEIPILYPHDAPKVKCKIKVYHPNIDYDGNVCLNILREDWKPVLNINAVIYGLIHLFTEPNHEDPLNPEAADELRDNPRSFESHVRSAMWGESVHGLTYDRIL; encoded by the coding sequence ATGATTAATTTAATCAAAGttagagaaaaacaaaaagaagcaGCTGAAAATGCAGGATCAAAAACACCAATTAAAGAACAAACAGCCTCAAAATTACGTGTTCATAGAGATATTAGTGAATTAACATTACCACCAATTTGTACAATTGAATTTCCAAATGGTAAAGATGATCTTATGAATTTTGAAGTTTCAATTAAACCTGATGAAGGTTATTATCATGATGGTGAATTTccatttaaatttgaaattccaATACTTTATCCACATGATGCACCAAAAGTTAAGTGCAAAATCAAAGTTTATCATCCAAATATTGATTATGATGGTAATGTTTGTCTTAATATTCTTAGAGAAGATTGGAAACCTGTTTTGAATATTAATGCTGTGATTTATGGCTTAATCCATTTGTTTACTGAACCTAATCATGAAGATCCACTTAATCCTGAAGCTGCTGATGAATTAAGAGATAATCCAAGATCATTTGAATCCCATGTTAGGAGTGCTATGTGGGGAGAAAGTGTGCATGGATTGACTTATGATCGTATactataa
- the LOC107023322 gene encoding ubiquitin-conjugating enzyme E2-17 kDa, with protein MASKRILKELKDLQKDPPTSCSAGPVAEDMFHWQATIMGPTDSPYAGGVFLVSIHFPPDYPFKPPKVAFRTKVFHPNINSNGSICLDILKEQWSPALTISKVLLSICSLLTDPNPDDPLVPEIAHMYKTDRAKYETTARSWTQKYAMG; from the exons ATGGCGTCGAAGAGGATATTGAAGGAGCTCAAGGATCTGCAGAAGGATCCTCCCACATCATGCAGTGCTG GTCCAGTAGCAGAGGATATGTTCCATTGGCAAGCAACAATCATGGGGCCTACCGATAGCCCTTATGCTGGAGGTGTATTTTTGGTTTCAATTCATTTCCCTCCAGATTATCCTTTTAAGCCTCCAAAG GTTGCCTTCAGAACTAAGGTTTTCCATCCCAACATCAACAGCAATGGAAGTATTTGTCTGGATATTCTTAAGGAGCAGTGGAGTCCAGCATTAACCATATCCAAG GTCCTGCTGTCCATCTGCTCTCTGTTGACAGACCCAAACCCAGATGATCCTCTTGTACCTGAGATTGCTCACATGTACAAAACTGACAGGGCCAAATACGAAACCACTGCTCGTAGCTGGACTCAGAAATATGCAATGGGATGA